GTGCTGGACGGTGTCACAGCCTCCGACCGGCTATCGGCCGACAGCCGGTGCGACGTGGACGCGCTCATCGTCGATGTGCCAGACACCCTTGTCCTCTTGAGGGAGCGCCACATCGGTCTGGTGACCGGGGCAGCCAACCCGCGTGGCCTCGACGACTGGGCAGCGACGTGGGTGGCACGTCTTGAGAACGAACGTCCAGACACCTGGGGTGCGGCCCTGGGCACCGCCTTTCACGACCTTCGCTGGCTCGTGGGCGATAACCACCTCAGGGTTCCCGGAGAGGACACCGACCTGCTGCGTGCGTCCGATCGCCGTGGTGGCGAACCCGTTCACGGGCGAGAAGAAGGACCATGGCTGGAGGAGCGGGTGGTCGATGGCGTGCTGTGCCTGCGACTACGACAATGTGGCGGCCGGAGCCCCGAGGTCGAACAGGCCATGCTCCACTTCCAGGATGACCATGCCCGCCACTTCGCTCACGACAAGATCATCGTCGACGTCCGGAGCAACCCGGGCGGCAGCGACGAGTTCGTCTGGAAGTGGATCGCCGACCACGTGCCGCACGAGGTGCGCTACGTGCCCGACAAGGCGTGGCGTTACGGCGGGCGACGGCTTGCCGCGTGGAACCTGATGGTCGAGCAGATCGCGATCGCCGGCGAGGACTCGATCTCCGAACTGCGCCGGGACAACACGCCCGCTCTCCGTCCGAACGGCACGCTGACCCTCGAGGCCGACGACGAGGTGCTCGGCGTCGGTGCATCGCCATGGCACGGGCAGATGCTCGTCCTCACCGACCGCCTCACCGCGTCTGCCGGAGAGAGCATCGCCTGGATGCTGCGTGAGGCGTTCGACGCGAAGATCGTGGGCGGGCCGAGTGGAGGCCTACTCACGTACGGCGACATCACGCCGTACCTCCTGCCGCGAAGCCGACTGGTCCTCTGGCTGGCAACCCATTGGTTCGACTGGCGTGGCGTGGAGATGGTCGGTCTGCCCGTCGACCTCACCATCGACCCGCGTACTCCGCTGGCCGACATCATCACCAACTTCGACGACCTGCACACGGCCGCGTCCCCGACCTCCACCTGGTAGGCGCGATAACCAACACCAGCGTCATGTCTGGCGCCACAGGGCGCACGCGCACGCCCGAATTGCGACGAATGAGTAAATAGGCTGCTACGCTCCGTCTCGGTTCGATGGCGCTCACCTCTCAGACAAGGTAGGTTGTCTACGTTGCGGATCGGTAAGTCGCTCAGAAGCACGGCGCTAGCGAGATAGATGTCCGGCACGCCCTCCGCCACACGATTCGACGGGTCATCATGGACGACCTGACGATGAACATCGGGCCGGCAGGAGACGGCACGATGCTCGAGATTGGCGTGCTTGACATGGAAGGCGATGACCCAGTCGTCATCCACGCCATGCCGCTGCGGCCCAAATTTCATCGACTACTCAGGTGATGACCATGCGCCATACAGACAAGGATGTTGACGAGGCAGCACGTCGATACGAGAGGGTCACCGACGAACTCGACCCCGAAACTGCCGAAGTCGACAACACAGAAGACCTCCGCGCCATCGCCGACGCATCCTCGACGCTGCACGACGACGAGGCTCGGGTCCGGGAGGCCGTCGGGGTCGCCCGCGCACGGGGACGGTCCTGGAACGAGATCGCTGTCGCCCTGGGAGTGTCCCGCCAAGCCGCTCGCCAGAAGTACGCCAACAAGGTCGCGTAGCCCAATGCCGGCACTGGTAGGGACCCAACCGCGAGAGGAGTCCAGTCGGTGACGGCGCCTGTCGATCTCAGCGTTCCGGTTCGCGAGTCCGCCATCGCGGAGTGGCTCCGGCCGCTCCATCCCGATCTCGTTGCCGTGGAAGTTGGTCCGCGGCACGCTCTGGCGGGAGGAGTCGCCTCACCGTTGGTCGAGCAGGTGGATGTCGCTGCCGTGCGGTCGGACAGACGCCGAGACCTGTACCGAGTCGTGGCGAAGCGGGCTTCACCGGCCGAGGTGATCGCCCTGTCCGAGGTCGCCGCCATACCCGACACGGACGCCTTCCCGGAACTGATCGACGCAGGCGCCGACGAGTCGGGTCCGTGGCTGGTGACGCCTTTCTACCCAGGGTCGACGATGCCGTGGGACGCTGCAGTCCCGGGCACGGTGCTGGCAAGTCTGGCCCGAATGCATCATCACTATCTCGGGCGTACCGAGGCACTGCCACCGGATCTTCCCCGGGTCGACGAGTCCTTCTGTCACAGCGCCCTCATGGACTTCTCCTCGTCGTGGATCCGCGATGCTCAGCGCACAGAGCCGCACCGTGTGCACGATCGCGCTTTGGACCTGCTTCGACGCTGGTCCGACGACGAGCGGATCCATGCCGGACCGCGGCTGTTGCCGGCCACACTGCTTCATGGCGACGTGTACGGGCTCAATGTGGTCGTGGCCGATGACGGGTCCGGTCCACCTCGCCTGATCGACTGGGGGAGCGCCCGAATCGGGCCGATCATGCTCGACGTCGTGATGTACGACGACTGGCCTCCTGCCGCAGGACTCCCTGCGTACCTTCGTGCATGGGAAGCCGTCACCGGCGACCCACTCGACACATGGCAGGCAGAAGCGGGGTATGCCTGGGCGATGGCCTTCAGCAACGCGATGTTCGCCGGTGCGGTCGCGCTGCGCTTCGGCCCCACCCAGGCCGAGCTGATGCTCGACCAGGGCGAGGCCGCACTGGAACGCTTCGGGCAACTCCTTACGGCCCCGAGGTCATGAGCTGGTGAGGATGACGAGGCGCTGGGTCGCTCGGGTCATCGCGACATAGCGGTCGACTGCCCCTTCGATGCCCTCGCCGAACGAGTCCGGATCGACGAGTACGACCAGGTCGAACTCCAGCCCCTTCGCCAGCTCCGGAGTCAGCGACCGGACGCGAGCCGTTGCCTGGAACGTCGAATCACCAATGACACAGGCGGTTCCCTCGACGTGTTCGGCGAGCCAGGCGTCGAGGATCGACGTCAGGTCCGAAGCCGCACCGTGCAGGACAGGGACGTCGCTCCTGCGGATGGACGTCGGCACGTTGGCGTCCGGGATCACGGCCCGGATCACCGGCTCGGCTTCGACCATGACCTCTTCCGGGGTCCGGTAGTTGATGCTCAGCGAAGCGAGGTTGATCCGGTCGAGCCCGATCCGCTCGAGTCGTTGCTGCCAGGACTCGGTGAAGCCGTGCCTGGCCTGGGCCCGGTCGCCGACGATCGTGAAACTTCGGGAAGGGCAACGCAGCAACAGCATCTGCCACTCCGCGTCGGTCAGCTCCTGAGCCTCGTCCACCACGATGTGTGCGAACGGGCCGGCGAGGACGTCCGGATCCTTGCTGGGCAAGGCATCCTGGTCGACGAGGGCCTCGCGGATGCCGTGCTGACGCAACTGCGCGAACATGCCCTCGTCGTCGGACTCGATGAGTTCGTCGACAACCCGGTCCATGCGTTCACGTTCGGCCGCGACGGCCGCCGTGTGCTGTCGCTTTCGTCGTGCCGCCTCCGGGTCACCGATCCGCTGCCGTGCCGCGTCCAGGAGCGGCAGGTCGGAAACCGTCCAGGCGCGAGGGTCCTTACGCTGCAGCAGTCGTACGTCCTCCTGCGTGAGCATAGGAGCACACATGAGCAGGTAGGCGGGAACCTCCCACAGATCCCCCACGATGTCGGTCGGTTCGAGCAGCGGCCATGCTCGGTTGAACGTCGTGACCAGGACCCTGTTCCGCAACAGGGACCTGCGCAGCAGATCGTGCGGGACCTCCTCGTCACTGTCGTGCTTGTCGACCAGGATCGTGAGCAGTTCCTCCCACACCTGGTCGCGTGCGTCGTTGTGCGGTGTGCCGGGCTCGGCCGCCTCGAACGCCTCAGCCCAGTCGGCGGGACTCAGCCAGATGTCGGACCAGTGCGTCTGGACCATCATCCCCTTGCCGGGCGGTTGTTCGTACAGCCTGACGGCCGGTTCGATCGCCTTCACCATGTCCGCGGACGACTTCAGCCGGGCGACGTTCGGATCGGCCTCGGGCGGTACCGTCGCGCCTTCGGGAACGAGGTCCCGCAGAGTGCACGTCTGTACGCCGTCCTCCCCGAGGCTGGGGAGCACATCGGCGACGTACGCAAGATAGGGCTGGTGCGGGCCGACGAAGAGCACGCCGCCCCGGCGCTCACTCAGGCGCGGGTCGGAGTAGAGCAGGTAGGCCGAGCGGTGGAGCGCGACGACCGTCTTGCCCGTACCCGGACCGCCGTCGACGACGAGAGTCCCCTTGGACCCGGCGCGGATGATCGCGTCCTGGTCGGCCTGGATGGTGCCGAGCACGTCCCGCATCCGCGGCGAACGGCTGCTGCCCAGGCTGGCGATGAACGCCGACTGGTCGTCGAGCGCCGCGCGGCCTTCGAGCCCGTCCGGGGTGAACACCTCGTCCCAGTAGTCGCTGATCCGGCCGCGTTTCCAGCGGTAGCGCCGGCGGCTCGTCAGCTCCATCGGATTGCCGTGGGTCGCCCCGAAGAACGGTTCGGCCGCGGGTGAACGCCAGTCGATCAGCAGCCGGCGTCCCTCGCTGTCGGTGAGGCCGAGCCGGCCGATGTAGATGGGATCGGTCTGGTCCGCGGTGACGATGTGCCCGAGACACAGGTCCAGGCCGAACCGGCGCAAAGTACGCAGCCGAGCGGTCAGGCGGTGGACCTCCAGGTCCCGATCCAGCGCCTGCTGGCCCTTGCCGCCGGGTGCCCGGCGAGCGGCAGCGAGGCGGTCGGACAGCTCTGCGATCGACTGCTCGAGGGTCTCCTCGATTGCGGCGAAGTGGTGTTCGTCGCGGGAGATCAACTTCGGGTCGGCCTTGTGGACCAGGTGGCCGGGTAGGTCGAACACGCCGGTGGTCAGTGGGTTCATTGCACCCCGTTCGGTACGTCTGCTGGTTCGGCCTGTGATTCTGCGGCACGACCGGGGTCTTGCGGCAAGCCCCCCAGTGCGCTATACGTTTAGAAGGGCAAGGAGAACGTTTCCTTGCCCTTCGTCGTCCACCTGGACCTGACGACCTTTTCATGATCCGCAATGCCGAAGATGACCGAGTCCAGCGTTGACCTCCTGCATCAAGCGAACTTTGTCACTTGGTGCATCGCCCCCGTCTCTCAGCGGTACGACTCGGCCTGGAGGTTGTAGAGGTCCGCGTAGAGGCCATCCTGGGCGAGCAGTTCGGAATGCGTACCGGACTCGGAGACGCGACCGTCGGACAGTACGACGATCAGGTCGGCCATCCGCACGGTGGAGAACCGGTGTGAGACGAGCAGGGTGATCCTTCCGTCAACCCGTCCTTGCCTGGCATCGGCGGCGACGCGCTCGAACAACGCATGCTCGGCGTGCGGGTCGAGCGCGGCGGTCGGTTCGTCCAGCACCACCAGCAGCGGCCGCCGCCGCATCGCGGCCCGGGCAAGGGCGAGCCGTTGCCACTGACCGCCGGAGAGTTCGGCGCCTCCGTCCCACCCTGCTCCCAGTGGGGTGTCCAGTCCCGCGGGCAGCCGTTCCACGAAGTCCGCACCTGCAGCGTCCAGCGCCGCGCGGACGGCCCGATCGTCGGCCATCCGGGTCAGGTCACCGACGCCGACGCTCTCCCGTACGGCGAGTTCGAAGCGGGCGTAGTCCTGGAAACCGGCGGTGATGCGCTCGCGGTAGGCGCCGGGGTCGAGCCTGGTCAGATCCACCCCGTCGACGGAGATCCGCCCCGCAGTGGGTTCGTACATGCCGGTGAGGAGCTTGACCAGGGTCGTCTTACCGGCGCCGTTCTCGCCGACCAGCGCGACCACCGCGCCGGCAGGCAGGTGCAGCGAGAGGTCGGTCAGGACCGGCCGGTCGGTGCCGGGATAGGCAAAGTGCACGCCGTCCAACGTGATGCCGCCGGCCAGGCGTTCAGGTGCCGCGGCCGTCCGGCCGGCCTCCCGCAGCGCCTCGCGTTCCAGCCAGTGATAGTGACCCGCGGCGGTGTGTACCCGCATCGCAGCCCCTGCCTGGCTGGACAGTTGGCCTGCGGCACTGATCACGGCAGCCGCCAGCGCGAGCACCATGGCAACGTCGCCGGCACTGGCCTCCCCCGCCGCGACCTGGCGCAGGACCAGCACCACCGCGCCGAAGAACGCCGCCGCGTAGCACAGCCACACCGCCACGGTGGCGCACACCGAACGGAACAGGGCCGCCTCCACCACCCGGTGCCGGGTCCGCGACGCGGCGCCATGCCGGTCCACCAGGTCCGCGCCGACCCCGTGGACCCGGACCTCGGCACCCGATGCCGGGTTCGTTGCCAGGGCGAACAGGTCCTGGGCGGACCTGCGGTCAGCCGCCGTCCGCAGCTCCGCGGAGTTACGCAGCCGTTCCGCCTTCCTGGCCAGTCGTACGGCCGGAATCGCGAGCAGCGGAATCACCAGCAGGAGCGGTTGCAACCGGCCCAGCAGCAGCGCCGTGACGGCCAGTTGGACGACGGTGATCGGCCCGATCGCGAACAGGGTAAGGCCGTCCGCGAGATCGTCGGACCGTTGCTTGAGCAGTTCCAGCCGGTCACGGTATGCAGGAAGCTCGATGTGGGCGAGCCCCGGTGCGGACGCCGACAGCGTGAGCAGGCGCCGCTGGACAACCATCTGGGAACGTTCCCGCATCCGGATCACCGCCCACCGGTAGCCGACCGGCGCCAGCGCGGACAGCAGCAGCGCGAGGCCGGAGAGCACGCCACCGACAGCGATCCGGCGAGAGTCGCCGGAGGCCGCGCCGTCGACCAGCGGGCGCAGGCCGAGAGCGAGCAGCAGCGGGCCGAGGAACGACGTAGCCACCACCAGAACGTGGAGTACGCACACGACGACGCCGATCTCCCTCCCGATGCCGAACAGCAGCCGCCAGGTGTGACGCCAGGACGTCATGCGGTGACCTCCGCCGTTCCTTCGGAGTCGTGCGCTGAGTCGTGCGCTGAGGCATTCGTAGAGTCGTTCGTACGGTCGGAAAAGCGCTCGGCCTGGAGCCGGAACATCTCCGCGTAGCTCCCGCCGAGCGCCATCAGGTCGTCGTGACTGCCGCGTTCGGCGACCCGGCCGCCGTCCAGGACGACGATCGAATCGGCGCGCCGGACCGTGGAGAAGCGGTGCGAGATGACGATCGTGGTGAGCCCCGCCGTGAGCTCCAGGAACCGCTCATAGAGGCGGGCTTCCGCCCGGGCGTCGAAGTGCGCGGCCGGCTCGTCCAGGATCAGAACACCGGCGCCGTGGTCGACCGCGTACAGCGCCCTCGCCAGCGACAGCTTCTGCCACTGACCACCGGACAGGTCGGCGCCGCCGGGATAGTGGGACGACAGCGGCGTGTCCCAGGAGGAGGGCAACGCCT
This Actinopolymorpha cephalotaxi DNA region includes the following protein-coding sequences:
- a CDS encoding ECF-type sigma factor, producing the protein MRHTDKDVDEAARRYERVTDELDPETAEVDNTEDLRAIADASSTLHDDEARVREAVGVARARGRSWNEIAVALGVSRQAARQKYANKVA
- a CDS encoding S41 family peptidase, with protein sequence MLGTADLRALYLDPSTAGISWLLDPDSSRVLDGVTASDRLSADSRCDVDALIVDVPDTLVLLRERHIGLVTGAANPRGLDDWAATWVARLENERPDTWGAALGTAFHDLRWLVGDNHLRVPGEDTDLLRASDRRGGEPVHGREEGPWLEERVVDGVLCLRLRQCGGRSPEVEQAMLHFQDDHARHFAHDKIIVDVRSNPGGSDEFVWKWIADHVPHEVRYVPDKAWRYGGRRLAAWNLMVEQIAIAGEDSISELRRDNTPALRPNGTLTLEADDEVLGVGASPWHGQMLVLTDRLTASAGESIAWMLREAFDAKIVGGPSGGLLTYGDITPYLLPRSRLVLWLATHWFDWRGVEMVGLPVDLTIDPRTPLADIITNFDDLHTAASPTSTW
- a CDS encoding phosphotransferase family protein; the protein is MVEQVDVAAVRSDRRRDLYRVVAKRASPAEVIALSEVAAIPDTDAFPELIDAGADESGPWLVTPFYPGSTMPWDAAVPGTVLASLARMHHHYLGRTEALPPDLPRVDESFCHSALMDFSSSWIRDAQRTEPHRVHDRALDLLRRWSDDERIHAGPRLLPATLLHGDVYGLNVVVADDGSGPPRLIDWGSARIGPIMLDVVMYDDWPPAAGLPAYLRAWEAVTGDPLDTWQAEAGYAWAMAFSNAMFAGAVALRFGPTQAELMLDQGEAALERFGQLLTAPRS
- a CDS encoding ABC transporter ATP-binding protein, which codes for MTSWRHTWRLLFGIGREIGVVVCVLHVLVVATSFLGPLLLALGLRPLVDGAASGDSRRIAVGGVLSGLALLLSALAPVGYRWAVIRMRERSQMVVQRRLLTLSASAPGLAHIELPAYRDRLELLKQRSDDLADGLTLFAIGPITVVQLAVTALLLGRLQPLLLVIPLLAIPAVRLARKAERLRNSAELRTAADRRSAQDLFALATNPASGAEVRVHGVGADLVDRHGAASRTRHRVVEAALFRSVCATVAVWLCYAAAFFGAVVLVLRQVAAGEASAGDVAMVLALAAAVISAAGQLSSQAGAAMRVHTAAGHYHWLEREALREAGRTAAAPERLAGGITLDGVHFAYPGTDRPVLTDLSLHLPAGAVVALVGENGAGKTTLVKLLTGMYEPTAGRISVDGVDLTRLDPGAYRERITAGFQDYARFELAVRESVGVGDLTRMADDRAVRAALDAAGADFVERLPAGLDTPLGAGWDGGAELSGGQWQRLALARAAMRRRPLLVVLDEPTAALDPHAEHALFERVAADARQGRVDGRITLLVSHRFSTVRMADLIVVLSDGRVSESGTHSELLAQDGLYADLYNLQAESYR
- the helR gene encoding RNA polymerase recycling motor ATPase HelR, with protein sequence MNPLTTGVFDLPGHLVHKADPKLISRDEHHFAAIEETLEQSIAELSDRLAAARRAPGGKGQQALDRDLEVHRLTARLRTLRRFGLDLCLGHIVTADQTDPIYIGRLGLTDSEGRRLLIDWRSPAAEPFFGATHGNPMELTSRRRYRWKRGRISDYWDEVFTPDGLEGRAALDDQSAFIASLGSSRSPRMRDVLGTIQADQDAIIRAGSKGTLVVDGGPGTGKTVVALHRSAYLLYSDPRLSERRGGVLFVGPHQPYLAYVADVLPSLGEDGVQTCTLRDLVPEGATVPPEADPNVARLKSSADMVKAIEPAVRLYEQPPGKGMMVQTHWSDIWLSPADWAEAFEAAEPGTPHNDARDQVWEELLTILVDKHDSDEEVPHDLLRRSLLRNRVLVTTFNRAWPLLEPTDIVGDLWEVPAYLLMCAPMLTQEDVRLLQRKDPRAWTVSDLPLLDAARQRIGDPEAARRKRQHTAAVAAERERMDRVVDELIESDDEGMFAQLRQHGIREALVDQDALPSKDPDVLAGPFAHIVVDEAQELTDAEWQMLLLRCPSRSFTIVGDRAQARHGFTESWQQRLERIGLDRINLASLSINYRTPEEVMVEAEPVIRAVIPDANVPTSIRRSDVPVLHGAASDLTSILDAWLAEHVEGTACVIGDSTFQATARVRSLTPELAKGLEFDLVVLVDPDSFGEGIEGAVDRYVAMTRATQRLVILTSS